The genomic segment GAGATTTGATATGCTCAGGTTGGCTTCGCTTAAATTTGCCCCACTGAGGTTAACGCCGCTTAAATTGGCCTCACTTAGGTTAACAGCAGTAAAGTTTCGCTCTCCTGCTGCGTATTTTTTTAGAAATTCTTCTACTTGCATTAGGCTACCTTGCAAAGATACAGGCTAGATGGATACAACTGGAGGGGGAGGGTGTCCGCAGATTCGATCGATGGCCAACCATGTATAAATATTGGCATTTTAGACCCAGAACAGATTGGCAGGCTAAAGACGGCATTTCGCGATTGGCTGGCAAGAAAAAAGCGGATACTCCGCCTGTAATTGGTTCGATCTAATTTAGTTCACTGGCAGTGGTGCTGGAAAGAGCCAGTCAACGGCTAGCGATGAAGGCCCCAAACGTTACCGCGATCTGGTGTAGACTACAGCTGCTTTAGATGCCGCTAGTAGCAGGAACGTCAAGACTGCCTCACAAACAGTTTTGTATTCCTGTTTTAATTGTTAACCGCGATATGCTGGCAGTGCTAATCAGTCAATCCACACTCCCGTAGACTAGAAAGAGCGATCTTATCGGTGGACTGTGTATGTCCTTCTTTTCTCAACTTAAACGATTTCTAGTGGGTGAATCTTTACCAACCAGCGCTCATGACGAAGAAAGATTAAGTAAAGCCGCTGCATTGGCAGTTCTTTCTTCTGATGCGCTCTCTTCTGTAGCTTACGCCACAGAAGAAATTTTACTGGTGCTGGTAACTGCCGGAAGTGCTGCTTTGGCGTGGTCTTTGCCAATTGCTGTCGCGATCGTCCTTTTGCTGGGAATTGTCGTGCTTTCCTACCGGCAGACTATCCGCGCCTACCCTAAAGGCGGTGGCTCCTACATCGTTGCTCGCGAGAACTTGGGCTTAATTCCGGGACTGGTGGCGGGCGCTTCCCTGATGATCGACTACATTCTGACGGTGACGGTGAGCGTGTCCGCCGGCACAGCTGCTTTAACCTCAGCAATTCCCCAGCTGCGATCGTTCACGGTCGAACTTTGTTTGATTTTTATTTTCTTAATCATGGTGGCGAATTTAAGGGGGGTAAGAGAATCGGGTCGGCTATTTATGATTCCCACTTATGCGTTTATTTTCAGTATTTTTATCCTGATTGGTATTGGCTTTTACCAACAGTTTACAGGCCACGTACCTGCAAATTACCCAAGTATTCCCACCAAAGAATCAGTGAGTTTGTTTTTCATTTTGAATGCCTTTTCTAGGGGCTGTACGGCACTGACAGGAGTGGAAGCTATATCCGATGGAGTTTTAGCTTTTAAGCGGCCTGAGTGGAAAAATGCCCGCCTGACATTGTTGTATATGGGCGAAATTCTAGGCATTATGTTTTTGGGTATCACTCTTTTGGCAAATGCTTACCGCATTGTTCCACAGGAAGGAGAAACGGTAGTTTCTTTGTTGGGTCGCCAGATTTTAGGCGAACATCACCCATTTTATTACTTTATCCAGGTAGCCACGCTATTAATCTTACTTTTAGCGGCTAATACCAGCTTTGCCGACTTTCCCAGACTTTGTTACTTTTTGGCTCGCGATGGATTTTTGCCGCGACAATTAGCATTATTGGGAGATCGTCTGGTATATTCCAATGGAATTTATATCCTCAGTCTGTTTGCAGCAATTTTGATCGTTATCTTTAAAGGACAAGTTAACGCAATTATTCCCCTTTATGCGGTAGGCGTGTTCACTTCTTTTACCCTCTCGCAAGCGGGTATGGTGCGCCACTGGTTCCAAGAAAGGACTTCCGGCTGGCGAGCAAGCGCCTTGATGAACGGTATAGGTGCTATTGCTACCACAGTCGTTCTTGCTGTAATTGTGACGACTAAATTCCTAGAGGGAGCTTGGTTAGTGGTGGTGGCAATTCCT from the Aerosakkonema funiforme FACHB-1375 genome contains:
- a CDS encoding APC family permease, encoding MSFFSQLKRFLVGESLPTSAHDEERLSKAAALAVLSSDALSSVAYATEEILLVLVTAGSAALAWSLPIAVAIVLLLGIVVLSYRQTIRAYPKGGGSYIVARENLGLIPGLVAGASLMIDYILTVTVSVSAGTAALTSAIPQLRSFTVELCLIFIFLIMVANLRGVRESGRLFMIPTYAFIFSIFILIGIGFYQQFTGHVPANYPSIPTKESVSLFFILNAFSRGCTALTGVEAISDGVLAFKRPEWKNARLTLLYMGEILGIMFLGITLLANAYRIVPQEGETVVSLLGRQILGEHHPFYYFIQVATLLILLLAANTSFADFPRLCYFLARDGFLPRQLALLGDRLVYSNGIYILSLFAAILIVIFKGQVNAIIPLYAVGVFTSFTLSQAGMVRHWFQERTSGWRASALMNGIGAIATTVVLAVIVTTKFLEGAWLVVVAIPLVVNLFLAIRRHYKYVAERLSIQGVAPRSYIPRPKAEIATHPAVVVVGQLNRGTIQALDYARSIADEIVAVHVDIGTTDREKLQRRWQQLEADIPLVILDSPYRSVIRTLVDFVSAFEDKHPGVLSTVIIPSFVTANWWEGILHNQTAIFLKAALRAHKSRVVTTVRYYL